The following proteins are encoded in a genomic region of Brachionichthys hirsutus isolate HB-005 chromosome 14, CSIRO-AGI_Bhir_v1, whole genome shotgun sequence:
- the LOC137903883 gene encoding phenylethanolamine N-methyltransferase-like, whose product MEGAATENSVANMAACYERFDPEVYLQKLYSATETYLDREDGNARWALAQLHRAFTEGDVSGELLLDVGSGPTLYQVMSACEVFNKVILTDFLEANRRELRLWLQNEGGSKMNWTPFLQHVCKLEGRRPSEWTDKAAKLRQVVTDILPIDVHRPHPLGPDALPLAVADCVTSYFCLESASPDLGAFNRALIHIVSLLRPGGHLLLMGNLGETYYFAAPGLKIPVVTLTEAQLCSAVKESGCSLIRLEVFQRPKYRSEEHNDAAATFFVKARKN is encoded by the exons ATGGAAGGAGCAGCGACGGAGAACAGCGTGGCGAACATGGCAGCCTGCTATGAGAGGTTTGATCCAGAGGTGTACCTGCAGAAGCTCTACTCTGCAACTGAGACTTATTTGGACAGAGAAGATGGCAATGCCCGGTGGGCACTTGCCCAGCTGCATAGAGCCTTCACTGAAG GTGATGTGAGcggcgagctgctgctggacgtcgGCTCCGGTCCGACCCTGTACCAGGTGATGAGTGCCTGCGAGGTTTTCAACAAGGTGATCCTCACAGATTTTCTGGAGGCAAACAGACGGGAGTTGAGGCTCTGGCTCCAAAACGAAGGAGGCAGCAAAATGAACTGGACGCCCTTCCTGCAGCACGTCTGCAAGCTGGAGGGACGGCG GCCTTCAGAATGGACAGACAAGGCGGCCAAACTACGGCAGGTTGTGACGGACATCCTCCCCATTGACGTGCACCGTCCTCATCCTCTGGGACCCGATGCGCTTCCTTTAGCCGTGGCCGACTGCGTTACCTCCTACTTCTGTCTGGAGAGCGCGAGTCCTGACCTTGGTGCCTTCAACAGAGCGCTGATCCACATCGTGAGCCTCCTGCGGCCCGGAGGTCACCTCCTGCTGATGGGCAACCTGGGAGAGACGTACTACTTTGCAGCTCCTGGGTTGAAGATTCCGGTGGTGACGCTGACCGAAGCTCAGCTCTGCAGTGCTGTGAAGGAGAGTGGCTGCTCCCTGATCAGGCTGGAGGTGTTCCAACGGCCAAAGTACAGATCGGAGGAGCACAATGATGCGGCAGCCACATTTTTTGTGAAGGCAAGAAAGAATTAA